One genomic region from Caldibacillus debilis DSM 16016 encodes:
- the lepB gene encoding signal peptidase I — protein sequence MKTNINKEIFSWLKTIFFSLVIVAICRHFLFSPSTVYGESMAPTLKDHEKIIISKVSKLEHFDVIVFHAPDADAYYIKRIIGLPGDRIEVKDDTLYINDKPYKEPYLKPNRNHLWAGGNFTGDFTLKEITGKSKVPKGHLFVMGDNRPVSKDSRHFKFIPIKSVIGEVKFRFYPLKKIGIPE from the coding sequence TTGAAAACAAATATAAACAAAGAGATTTTTTCATGGCTGAAAACGATCTTCTTCTCATTGGTCATCGTCGCGATCTGCCGGCACTTCTTATTTTCTCCTTCAACCGTTTACGGAGAATCGATGGCCCCCACATTGAAAGATCATGAAAAAATCATTATCAGCAAGGTCAGCAAATTGGAGCATTTCGATGTGATCGTCTTTCATGCCCCGGATGCGGACGCATACTATATCAAAAGGATTATCGGTCTTCCCGGAGACCGGATTGAAGTAAAGGATGACACACTATATATCAACGACAAACCTTATAAGGAACCATATCTGAAGCCCAATCGGAACCATCTATGGGCGGGCGGCAATTTTACAGGGGATTTTACATTAAAAGAAATAACCGGAAAATCAAAAGTGCCAAAGGGCCACCTCTTTGTCATGGGCGATAATCGGCCGGTCAGCAAGGACAGCCGGCATTTTAAATTCATCCCGATTAAATCTGTGATTGGCGAGGTAAAATTCAGGTTTTATCCTTTAAAAAAAATCGGAATTCCTGAGTAA
- a CDS encoding sigma-54-dependent Fis family transcriptional regulator, with translation MNSQREIVKENWKRFIFNDELDERLSPIVKESWIRSKKWKVDPFQPYGRIKPINKEQYQYLIDLSIPLMEGLYSIVKGSGFLVILCNENGQLLKSIGDPDTLEMAEKIRFVEGADWSERMMGTNAIGTSIVIDQPVQIFAEEHYSQICQSWTCSAAPIHDSKGRIIGVLNVAGPYEKVHPHTLGMVVSAVKAIEYQLKLNENAEKNMMMQRFLEATTNNMKEGILIIDTEGKIIKANDQLKKLLCLDRHLEGKRINEIFANLSIPSNRPVNLQNKELHLKVKPSGNIHHVMVDKIPIYKDSHWIGSMVILKEIQKVRQFVNHLSGNQAKITFDDIIGQEPHFLQKLNEAKLAAATDSNVLIMGESGTGKEMLAQAIHNASKRRNKPFIAINCGGIPRDLLGSELFGYVEGAFTGAKKGGSAGKFELADGGTLFLDEIGEMSLEMQVLLLRVIQEKEVTRIGGHKVIPVDVRIIAATNKNLREEVQKGSFREDLFFRLNVMPITLPPLRERKEDIPLLARHFIGKLCQKLNKPFPEIRPDFLEALMQYDWPGNIRELQNIIERTLNRTTDPVLSAKDLPDEVFQIFPRPKMEEAALHRDDIKKQSIIQALYVCNGNISKAARQLGISRSTFYRQMKKYNIAY, from the coding sequence GTGAACAGCCAACGGGAGATTGTCAAAGAAAATTGGAAGCGCTTTATTTTCAATGATGAGCTGGACGAAAGGCTTTCTCCCATCGTCAAGGAATCGTGGATCCGTTCAAAAAAGTGGAAGGTCGATCCTTTCCAGCCATATGGCCGCATCAAACCGATCAACAAGGAACAATATCAATACCTGATCGATTTATCGATACCGTTGATGGAGGGGCTTTATTCCATCGTGAAGGGATCGGGCTTTTTAGTCATTCTTTGCAATGAAAACGGGCAGCTGCTGAAATCAATCGGCGATCCCGATACGTTGGAAATGGCGGAGAAGATCCGCTTTGTCGAAGGGGCGGATTGGAGCGAACGGATGATGGGCACCAATGCGATCGGCACGTCCATTGTGATCGATCAGCCTGTACAAATCTTTGCCGAGGAACATTATTCGCAAATATGCCAATCATGGACTTGTTCCGCGGCCCCGATCCATGATTCCAAGGGCCGCATCATCGGAGTGCTGAATGTGGCCGGTCCATATGAAAAAGTCCATCCGCACACGTTGGGCATGGTGGTTTCCGCGGTCAAAGCCATTGAATATCAATTGAAATTAAATGAAAATGCCGAAAAAAATATGATGATGCAAAGGTTCCTGGAAGCGACAACCAATAACATGAAGGAAGGCATCCTCATCATTGACACGGAAGGAAAGATTATCAAGGCGAACGATCAGCTGAAGAAACTCCTCTGCCTCGACCGGCATCTGGAAGGAAAAAGGATCAACGAGATTTTTGCAAACTTGTCGATCCCGTCCAACCGGCCTGTCAATCTGCAAAACAAGGAACTCCATTTAAAGGTGAAGCCGTCGGGAAACATCCATCATGTCATGGTCGACAAAATCCCCATCTATAAAGACAGCCATTGGATCGGTTCGATGGTTATATTGAAAGAAATCCAAAAAGTGCGCCAATTCGTCAATCATTTGTCGGGAAACCAGGCAAAAATAACCTTTGATGATATCATCGGCCAAGAGCCGCACTTCCTCCAAAAACTGAATGAAGCCAAACTCGCTGCTGCGACCGACTCCAACGTTTTGATCATGGGGGAAAGCGGAACGGGAAAAGAAATGCTCGCCCAAGCCATCCATAATGCCAGCAAGCGGAGAAACAAGCCGTTTATTGCCATCAATTGCGGCGGAATCCCCCGCGATCTGCTCGGCAGCGAACTGTTTGGCTATGTCGAGGGGGCTTTTACCGGGGCGAAAAAAGGCGGAAGCGCGGGAAAATTCGAACTTGCTGACGGCGGCACCCTCTTTTTGGATGAAATCGGCGAGATGTCGCTGGAGATGCAAGTCCTTCTTTTGCGCGTCATTCAGGAAAAAGAAGTGACGCGGATCGGCGGCCATAAAGTGATCCCGGTGGATGTCCGCATCATTGCGGCGACGAATAAAAACCTCCGGGAAGAAGTGCAAAAGGGGAGCTTCAGGGAAGATCTGTTCTTTCGCCTGAACGTCATGCCGATCACCTTGCCGCCTTTGCGGGAAAGAAAGGAGGACATCCCCCTTCTTGCCCGGCACTTTATCGGCAAGCTTTGTCAAAAATTAAACAAACCCTTTCCGGAAATCCGGCCGGACTTTTTGGAAGCGCTGATGCAGTACGACTGGCCCGGGAATATCCGGGAATTGCAAAATATAATCGAAAGGACGCTGAACCGGACGACGGACCCCGTTTTATCCGCAAAGGATTTGCCGGATGAAGTGTTTCAAATCTTTCCAAGGCCGAAAATGGAAGAGGCGGCGTTGCATCGCGACGATATTAAAAAACAATCGATCATCCAGGCGCTGTATGTATGCAACGGGAATATTTCCAAAGCGGCCAGGCAGCTGGGAATTTCCAGGAGCACTTTTTACCGGCAAATGAAAAAATATAACATCGCTTATTAA
- a CDS encoding thiamine pyrophosphate-dependent dehydrogenase E1 component subunit alpha gives MAIPIDHLLWMYETMYKIRYYEDKMAEAYAEGKNPVFNIGAGPVPGEMHLATGQEPAAVGICIHLKKEDTVTSPHRPHHHAIAKGVDLNRMTAEIFGKVTGLGKGKGGHMHLFDPDVKFSCGGIVGAGIPHAVGAALAAKKKGTDWVAVAFIGEGAANQGAFHESLNLASLWNLPLIIVIENNQYGISVPKSASTAVPSNDIRAAAYGAKGYYVKENDPIEMYRVSKEAVERARKGEGPSIIEIETYRYMGHFQGDPEVYRDKKEVTLLREKDPIVRMRQYLMKEHGIEEQRLAELENKAKREVDAAYQFARESDYPEPEDALKDLFV, from the coding sequence TTGGCGATTCCGATCGATCACCTGCTTTGGATGTATGAAACGATGTACAAAATCCGTTATTACGAGGACAAAATGGCCGAAGCTTACGCCGAAGGAAAGAACCCCGTCTTCAATATCGGTGCGGGGCCCGTACCCGGTGAAATGCATCTGGCGACGGGGCAGGAACCGGCCGCCGTCGGCATATGCATTCATCTGAAGAAAGAAGATACGGTGACGTCTCCGCACCGGCCGCACCATCACGCGATCGCGAAAGGTGTCGATTTAAACCGGATGACCGCCGAAATCTTCGGGAAAGTGACAGGACTCGGAAAGGGAAAAGGCGGGCATATGCATTTGTTCGATCCCGATGTCAAATTTTCTTGCGGCGGGATTGTCGGAGCCGGCATTCCCCATGCCGTTGGCGCGGCGCTTGCCGCGAAGAAAAAGGGAACGGACTGGGTAGCCGTCGCTTTTATCGGGGAGGGCGCGGCCAACCAAGGCGCTTTCCATGAATCGTTAAATCTGGCTTCGCTTTGGAATCTGCCGCTGATTATCGTGATCGAGAACAATCAATACGGGATATCGGTTCCGAAATCCGCGTCCACAGCGGTTCCTTCGAATGATATCCGGGCGGCCGCTTATGGCGCGAAAGGATATTATGTGAAAGAAAATGACCCGATCGAAATGTACCGCGTTTCCAAAGAAGCGGTGGAGCGGGCGAGAAAGGGAGAAGGGCCGTCGATTATTGAAATCGAAACTTACCGTTATATGGGGCACTTCCAAGGGGACCCGGAAGTTTATCGGGATAAGAAGGAAGTGACTTTGTTAAGGGAAAAGGATCCGATTGTCCGGATGCGCCAATATTTGATGAAAGAGCATGGGATCGAGGAACAACGGCTGGCCGAGTTGGAAAATAAGGCAAAACGGGAAGTCGACGCCGCTTATCAGTTCGCCCGCGAAAGCGATTATCCGGAACCGGAAGATGCTTTGAAGGATTTGTTTGTGTAA
- a CDS encoding alpha-ketoacid dehydrogenase subunit beta has protein sequence MQKTKKRLLTGNKAIAEAIRLEMERDPNVFVMGEDVGVYGGIFGATEGLYQKFGPERVMDTPISETAFIGAAIGAASEGMRPIVELMFVDFFGVCMDQIYNHMAKIPYMSGGRVKLPIVLMTAVGGGYSDAAQHSQTLYATFAHLPGMKVVAPSTPYDLKGMMISAIRDDNPVVFMFHKTLQGLGWMDQLDASVGHVPEEAYTVPIGKANVVREGTDLTIVGIQMTVHHALEAAKKLEEHGVQAEVIDLRTLVPLDRETILQSIKKTHRLLVVDEDYLSYGMTAEIAALAAEECLYDLDAPVRRLAVPDVPIPYSRPLEQFVLPNADKIFQEAMKLVNE, from the coding sequence ATGCAAAAGACGAAGAAACGCCTGTTAACGGGAAATAAAGCGATTGCCGAAGCGATCCGTTTGGAAATGGAAAGGGATCCGAACGTGTTCGTCATGGGGGAGGATGTCGGCGTATACGGCGGCATCTTCGGGGCGACGGAAGGGTTGTACCAAAAGTTCGGACCTGAACGGGTGATGGATACGCCGATTTCCGAAACCGCATTTATCGGCGCCGCCATAGGCGCGGCTTCCGAAGGGATGCGGCCGATCGTCGAATTGATGTTCGTCGATTTCTTCGGCGTCTGTATGGACCAAATTTATAACCATATGGCAAAGATTCCGTATATGTCGGGAGGACGGGTCAAGCTGCCGATCGTGCTGATGACCGCCGTCGGCGGGGGATACAGCGACGCCGCCCAGCATTCGCAAACCTTGTACGCCACTTTTGCCCATCTGCCGGGCATGAAAGTGGTGGCGCCCTCCACCCCGTACGATTTGAAAGGGATGATGATTTCCGCTATCCGGGATGATAACCCAGTCGTCTTTATGTTTCATAAGACATTGCAAGGATTGGGCTGGATGGACCAGCTGGACGCGTCCGTCGGACATGTGCCGGAAGAAGCGTATACCGTGCCGATCGGCAAGGCGAACGTGGTGAGGGAAGGGACGGATCTTACGATCGTGGGCATCCAAATGACGGTCCATCACGCGCTGGAAGCGGCGAAAAAGCTGGAGGAACACGGCGTTCAAGCGGAAGTCATCGATTTGCGCACCCTCGTCCCGCTCGACCGTGAAACGATCCTTCAGTCGATCAAAAAGACGCACCGTTTGCTCGTCGTCGATGAAGATTATTTGTCGTACGGCATGACGGCGGAAATCGCCGCGCTTGCCGCCGAAGAATGCTTGTATGATTTGGATGCGCCGGTCCGCAGGCTGGCCGTTCCGGATGTGCCGATTCCCTACAGCCGTCCGCTCGAACAATTCGTCCTGCCGAACGCCGACAAAATTTTTCAAGAAGCGATGAAACTCGTCAACGAATAA
- a CDS encoding dihydrolipoamide acetyltransferase family protein, with the protein MLIEVNLPRLSDTLDESLITFWHVSEGDPVEKGDTLVEVQTEKAVSEIEAPESGVVKEIRKKRGETAAVGDVLAVIETAAAAADSPREQEKAEGETAEERGVPEVPVEKRATPRVKKLAKELGVDWRLVTPTGPNGKVTEEDVRNAAKQREDGKQPNRFVKAAPSVRKFAREHQVNLEEVTPTGPKGRILKSDVDAVIAKRRSEQAEAEKETKAGKEPAREIPRSQRRIPLTGIRRAIANAMVHAKSTIPHVTHFDEANVAKLVEHRQRMKAFAAEEGIKLTYLAYAVKALTAVLKKYPMLNASIDDEREEIIVKEDYHIGFAADTERGLVVPVIRHADQKSLFQIAKEIQELAEKARNGSIKADEMTGSTCTISNIGSANGAWFTPIINHPESSILGIGRIEKKPVVVDDSIEIAPMMALSLSYDHRLIDGVLAQKALNDLKKYLSEPDLLFVR; encoded by the coding sequence ATGTTAATCGAAGTGAATTTGCCCCGCCTGTCCGATACCCTCGATGAGAGTTTGATCACCTTCTGGCACGTCTCGGAAGGGGATCCTGTGGAAAAAGGCGATACCCTTGTGGAAGTGCAGACGGAAAAGGCCGTCTCGGAGATTGAGGCCCCGGAATCGGGCGTTGTCAAAGAAATCAGAAAAAAACGGGGCGAAACGGCCGCCGTCGGGGATGTATTGGCCGTGATTGAAACGGCCGCTGCAGCCGCGGATTCCCCGCGGGAACAGGAAAAAGCGGAAGGGGAGACAGCCGAGGAAAGGGGCGTGCCGGAGGTTCCGGTTGAGAAAAGGGCGACGCCGCGTGTAAAAAAATTGGCCAAAGAGCTTGGAGTGGATTGGCGCCTTGTCACACCCACCGGCCCGAACGGCAAGGTCACCGAAGAAGATGTCCGAAACGCGGCAAAACAAAGGGAAGACGGAAAGCAGCCGAACCGGTTCGTGAAAGCGGCGCCCTCCGTGCGCAAATTTGCCAGGGAACATCAGGTGAATCTTGAAGAAGTGACGCCGACCGGCCCGAAGGGAAGAATATTGAAAAGCGACGTCGACGCCGTCATCGCCAAACGGAGATCCGAACAAGCGGAAGCGGAAAAAGAAACGAAGGCCGGCAAGGAACCGGCGCGGGAAATCCCGCGAAGCCAGCGCAGAATTCCGCTTACCGGCATTCGAAGGGCCATCGCAAACGCCATGGTTCATGCGAAATCGACGATTCCCCACGTCACCCATTTTGACGAGGCGAATGTCGCAAAGCTGGTGGAACACCGGCAGCGGATGAAAGCGTTCGCCGCCGAAGAGGGAATTAAACTCACCTATTTGGCATATGCGGTCAAAGCGTTGACGGCCGTGCTGAAAAAATACCCGATGCTGAACGCCTCGATCGATGATGAACGGGAGGAAATCATCGTAAAGGAAGACTACCATATCGGCTTTGCCGCCGATACCGAACGGGGCCTGGTTGTTCCGGTGATCAGACATGCCGATCAAAAATCGTTATTCCAAATCGCGAAAGAAATTCAAGAGCTTGCGGAAAAAGCAAGGAATGGTTCCATCAAAGCGGATGAAATGACGGGATCGACGTGTACGATTTCGAATATCGGTTCGGCAAACGGGGCTTGGTTTACGCCGATCATCAACCATCCGGAATCGAGCATTTTAGGCATCGGCCGAATTGAGAAAAAACCGGTCGTTGTGGATGACTCGATTGAAATCGCCCCGATGATGGCACTATCGCTCAGCTACGATCATCGCTTGATCGACGGCGTTCTGGCGCAAAAGGCGTTAAACGACCTGAAAAAATATTTAAGCGAACCGGATTTGCTGTTCGTTCGATAA
- a CDS encoding N-formylglutamate amidohydrolase, whose product MLNPDLLRNAAILIEEQFSCDRYNGLDFSLRPFAIKLGQGNIVISAPHSVNHIRNNRVKHADMHTGSIAQIVQMATNCFSIFSTRISEEDPNYVIGGRYKEALRDLCARYPIDLVIDIHGASPDRDFDIDLGTLNGESVDGESLEIIRKIFHKNGIKNVTTDSVFKASHPGTITYFAKNTLKIRAVQMEINRSFRDPRSNIAGYAAIIQSLIEIVGTFKKGHA is encoded by the coding sequence ATGCTGAACCCTGATCTTCTGCGAAATGCGGCGATCCTGATCGAAGAACAGTTTTCCTGCGACCGATACAACGGGCTGGATTTTTCCCTGCGGCCATTCGCGATCAAGCTGGGGCAGGGAAATATTGTCATTTCGGCCCCCCATTCGGTGAACCATATCCGGAACAACCGGGTCAAACATGCGGACATGCACACGGGTTCGATCGCCCAAATCGTCCAAATGGCCACCAATTGTTTCAGCATCTTTAGCACCCGGATATCCGAAGAGGATCCCAATTATGTGATCGGAGGAAGGTATAAGGAGGCCCTGCGGGACCTTTGCGCCCGGTATCCGATCGATCTCGTCATCGATATCCACGGCGCATCCCCCGACAGGGATTTCGATATCGATCTGGGGACGCTGAACGGGGAATCCGTAGACGGGGAATCGTTGGAGATCATAAGAAAAATCTTCCATAAAAACGGCATTAAAAACGTGACAACCGACAGCGTGTTCAAGGCATCCCACCCCGGCACGATCACCTATTTCGCCAAAAACACGTTGAAAATTCGTGCCGTCCAAATGGAAATCAACCGGTCTTTCCGGGATCCGCGATCCAATATCGCCGGTTATGCCGCAATCATCCAATCGTTGATCGAGATTGTCGGAACATTCAAAAAGGGGCATGCGTAA
- a CDS encoding bifunctional folylpolyglutamate synthase/dihydrofolate synthase encodes MNGIHTRKEAEDLIYRSYLRAVGNIKEKRDAEVRKPELTRKLFRLLGSPDRGQKFILVAGSKGKGSTARLISSLLSHLGWKVGLFTSPHLVAFNERIRIDGKAIPDGDFIRLANEILGPFTEIESGLRDDEYQGPIGLALAVACLWFKEKNTDINVIECGRGGKFDDVNILDNEWAVITPVMEEHMTHLGPTMDDVVSHKLGIIKPKTKFVYVSGQGETLPKIKERMGDLAPAHVFYYGEDFFAENISPGETGTCFDVRTPRAFYPRLRLSLLGAFQAVNAAVAVKVCEDVYGGAIPYQTADRCFAAIRWPGRCELIDRNPAVIVDGAINEKSAAYVKEVIESMGRKNVVSIVGVPADKDYKGVIRVVSGFSKKLLITSPDISYLTFPADALAYARSLTDRAAEIHPLEAAVKAAMRERDVDAILIVGTQSLIANAKRLWNQNLMDIGK; translated from the coding sequence ATGAACGGCATCCATACCAGAAAAGAAGCGGAGGACCTCATTTACCGGTCCTATTTGCGGGCGGTCGGGAATATCAAGGAAAAGCGGGATGCCGAGGTCAGGAAGCCGGAACTGACGCGAAAGCTGTTCCGCCTCCTCGGTTCCCCCGACCGCGGTCAAAAATTCATCCTTGTGGCCGGCAGCAAAGGAAAGGGCTCCACCGCCCGGCTGATTTCTTCCTTGCTCAGCCATTTGGGCTGGAAAGTCGGCCTGTTCACCTCTCCCCACCTTGTCGCTTTTAATGAAAGGATCCGGATCGACGGAAAGGCGATCCCGGACGGGGATTTCATCCGTTTGGCGAACGAGATCCTCGGTCCGTTCACCGAGATCGAATCGGGACTCCGGGATGATGAATATCAGGGGCCGATCGGCCTGGCATTGGCCGTCGCCTGCCTCTGGTTCAAAGAGAAGAATACGGATATCAACGTGATCGAATGCGGCAGGGGCGGGAAGTTTGATGATGTGAATATATTGGACAATGAATGGGCGGTCATCACGCCGGTCATGGAAGAGCATATGACGCACCTCGGCCCCACCATGGACGACGTCGTTTCCCACAAGCTGGGGATCATCAAGCCAAAAACGAAATTCGTGTATGTCAGCGGACAAGGGGAGACGCTTCCCAAAATCAAGGAGCGGATGGGCGATTTGGCGCCGGCCCATGTTTTTTACTATGGGGAAGATTTTTTTGCGGAAAATATCTCGCCAGGGGAAACGGGCACTTGTTTTGATGTAAGGACGCCGAGGGCCTTCTATCCCCGTTTGCGGCTGTCCCTGCTGGGCGCATTCCAGGCGGTGAATGCGGCTGTGGCGGTCAAGGTTTGCGAAGATGTATATGGGGGCGCCATCCCTTATCAGACGGCGGACCGTTGCTTCGCCGCCATCCGATGGCCGGGGAGATGCGAGCTCATCGACCGGAATCCGGCCGTCATCGTGGATGGGGCCATCAATGAAAAATCGGCCGCCTATGTGAAAGAAGTCATCGAAAGCATGGGAAGGAAAAATGTCGTCTCCATCGTAGGGGTGCCGGCCGACAAGGATTACAAGGGCGTCATCCGGGTCGTGAGCGGGTTTTCAAAAAAACTGTTGATCACCAGCCCGGACATCTCCTATTTGACCTTTCCGGCGGACGCGCTTGCTTATGCCCGGTCGTTGACGGACCGCGCGGCGGAGATCCATCCCTTGGAGGCGGCGGTGAAAGCGGCCATGAGGGAGCGGGATGTGGATGCGATCCTGATCGTCGGCACCCAATCCCTCATCGCCAATGCGAAACGCCTGTGGAACCAGAACTTGATGGATATCGGGAAGTAA
- a CDS encoding NAD(P)H-dependent flavin oxidoreductase has translation MWNHTEVTRRLSIQYPIIQAGMAGGITTPELVAAVSDAGGLGMIGAGYMTPEKLAADIQKIRELTSKPFGVNLFVPEHPAVIQEEIDRANQLLEPIRQMLGIAKKQEVPEIDTSVFDEMIQIVLKYEVPVCSFTFGIPGSETIRQLKKRGIVTIGTATTVKEAVMNEEAGMDMVVVQGSEAGGHRGSFAEPFDQSMIGNLALIPQAADHVSIPIIAAGGIMDGRGVFASLILGAQAVQMGTAFVACKESGAHERHKQAILNASEEQAVITSAFSGKPARGLINEFILRMKGHEDALPAYPIQHMLTRDIRSEAAKQNKKEWMSLWCGQNPRLSKNVPAAELIETIARQVETIIHRFQT, from the coding sequence ATGTGGAATCATACGGAAGTCACCCGCAGATTATCCATTCAATACCCGATTATCCAAGCGGGAATGGCAGGCGGGATCACGACGCCCGAACTGGTGGCCGCCGTATCCGATGCAGGCGGTCTGGGGATGATCGGGGCGGGTTATATGACACCGGAAAAATTGGCGGCGGATATTCAAAAGATCCGAGAATTGACTTCCAAACCTTTCGGCGTCAATCTGTTTGTCCCCGAACATCCGGCCGTCATTCAAGAAGAAATTGACAGGGCCAATCAACTGCTGGAACCCATCCGCCAAATGTTAGGAATCGCAAAAAAGCAGGAGGTCCCGGAAATCGACACCTCCGTTTTCGATGAAATGATTCAAATCGTCTTGAAATATGAAGTACCCGTTTGCAGTTTCACATTCGGCATTCCCGGGAGCGAAACGATCCGTCAATTAAAGAAGCGGGGAATCGTTACCATCGGAACGGCCACCACGGTAAAGGAAGCCGTCATGAATGAAGAGGCGGGCATGGATATGGTCGTGGTCCAAGGCAGCGAAGCCGGGGGACATAGGGGCAGTTTTGCGGAACCCTTCGATCAATCCATGATCGGAAACCTAGCCCTTATTCCGCAAGCGGCGGATCATGTTTCCATCCCGATTATCGCCGCCGGAGGCATCATGGACGGCAGAGGCGTTTTCGCTTCCCTCATACTGGGAGCCCAGGCGGTCCAAATGGGAACGGCCTTTGTTGCCTGCAAAGAAAGCGGAGCGCATGAACGGCACAAACAAGCGATTTTAAACGCCTCCGAAGAACAGGCGGTCATCACCTCGGCATTCAGCGGCAAACCGGCCCGGGGATTAATCAATGAATTTATCCTGCGGATGAAAGGACATGAGGATGCCCTGCCGGCCTATCCCATTCAACATATGCTCACCCGGGATATCCGGTCCGAAGCCGCAAAACAGAACAAGAAAGAGTGGATGTCCCTTTGGTGCGGGCAAAATCCGCGGCTGAGCAAAAACGTGCCTGCCGCGGAACTGATTGAAACCATCGCCCGTCAAGTGGAAACCATCATCCATCGATTCCAGACCTAA
- the menC gene encoding o-succinylbenzoate synthase: protein MESVRIREIVLHHIHIGLKRPFLASHGATRQKTICLVEAVDADGISGWGETVALPGPFYNEETYETAVHILKDFIIPAVLGKTFGHPRDIRPSVSMIKRNYMAKAAMETALWDLYARKNGKPLYQLLGGKNRLVAAGKSIGMQESPARLAEKVEKALQEGFQKIKIKISPGKDLAYVGAVRKQFPDIPLMADANSAYTLKDMNRLKALDEYGLLMIEQPFASDDLIDHARLQRELKTPVCLDESILSAEDARKAAEIGSCRIINIKIGRVGGIHEAVRIHDLCREKGIPVWCGGMLETGIGRAMNLHLSTLPDFSIPGDNTPPAEYLETDIVEPEIRMTNGVIEVPDRPGFGFSVDRKKIARLLIHRESFRA, encoded by the coding sequence ATGGAATCCGTCCGGATACGCGAGATCGTCCTCCATCATATCCATATCGGCCTGAAAAGGCCTTTTCTCGCCAGCCACGGCGCCACCCGGCAGAAAACGATTTGCCTGGTCGAAGCCGTCGACGCAGACGGGATTTCCGGCTGGGGCGAAACGGTTGCCCTGCCCGGACCCTTTTATAACGAGGAAACCTACGAAACCGCCGTGCATATCTTGAAAGATTTTATCATTCCGGCCGTGTTGGGGAAGACCTTCGGCCATCCCCGGGACATTCGGCCGTCGGTCTCGATGATCAAACGGAATTATATGGCAAAAGCGGCGATGGAGACCGCCCTCTGGGACCTGTACGCCAGGAAAAACGGGAAGCCCCTCTATCAATTGCTCGGCGGAAAAAACCGGCTGGTGGCAGCGGGAAAAAGCATCGGGATGCAGGAATCCCCGGCCCGGCTGGCGGAAAAAGTCGAAAAAGCCCTCCAGGAAGGTTTTCAAAAGATCAAAATAAAAATATCCCCCGGAAAGGATTTGGCCTATGTCGGGGCGGTGCGGAAACAATTCCCCGATATCCCTTTGATGGCCGACGCGAATTCTGCATACACCCTAAAAGACATGAACCGGCTGAAGGCATTGGACGAATACGGGCTCTTGATGATCGAGCAGCCCTTCGCCTCCGACGATCTGATCGATCATGCCCGTTTGCAAAGGGAGCTGAAGACGCCGGTCTGTCTGGACGAAAGCATTTTAAGCGCGGAAGACGCCCGGAAAGCCGCGGAGATCGGCAGCTGCCGGATCATCAACATCAAGATCGGTCGGGTCGGGGGAATCCATGAAGCGGTGCGCATCCATGACCTGTGCCGGGAAAAGGGGATCCCGGTATGGTGCGGCGGAATGCTGGAGACCGGCATCGGCCGGGCGATGAACCTGCATCTTTCAACCTTGCCCGACTTTTCCATCCCCGGGGACAACACCCCCCCGGCGGAATATTTGGAAACGGATATCGTCGAGCCGGAAATCAGGATGACAAACGGTGTGATCGAAGTGCCCGACCGCCCCGGCTTCGGCTTTTCGGTGGACCGGAAGAAGATCGCCCGGCTGCTGATCCATCGGGAATCTTTTCGAGCATAA
- a CDS encoding alpha/beta hydrolase yields the protein MKKIAFEEEWKRGKIPCELVLHDPPSDGLAIVLPGRGYTAKAPLLYYASKYYFQKGFDLLQIHYHDILPSTNESEFIAAVQETVRNFLNRHPYANFCIVAKSIGTIALARLCKWDEFREAKALWLTPLLHRDDVFQGLKNSRQKGLVAIGNADPAYAGERFQELKANPNLDLLLIPGADHSLELEMDIEGSIDILKTLLAAVKKL from the coding sequence ATGAAAAAAATCGCTTTTGAAGAAGAATGGAAGCGGGGAAAGATTCCTTGCGAGCTGGTCCTGCATGATCCGCCTTCCGACGGTTTGGCCATCGTTCTTCCCGGCCGGGGATACACGGCGAAGGCGCCGCTCCTCTACTATGCCTCCAAGTATTACTTCCAAAAAGGGTTTGACCTTTTGCAAATCCATTATCACGACATCCTTCCCTCGACAAACGAATCCGAATTTATTGCGGCTGTCCAGGAAACGGTCCGAAACTTTTTAAACCGGCACCCGTACGCCAATTTCTGCATCGTGGCCAAATCGATCGGGACCATCGCCCTCGCCCGGCTGTGCAAATGGGACGAATTCCGGGAAGCGAAAGCCCTCTGGCTCACTCCTCTCCTGCACAGGGACGATGTTTTTCAAGGATTGAAAAACAGCCGGCAAAAGGGGCTCGTTGCCATCGGTAACGCGGACCCGGCGTATGCCGGCGAAAGGTTTCAGGAATTAAAGGCCAATCCGAATTTGGATCTTCTTTTGATCCCCGGTGCCGATCACAGCCTAGAACTGGAAATGGATATCGAAGGTTCGATCGATATTTTAAAGACTTTGCTTGCCGCCGTAAAAAAACTTTAA